A window of Syntrophorhabdaceae bacterium contains these coding sequences:
- a CDS encoding DNA adenine methylase — protein MGSKQKLVDWIWKHTPDGVESAADAFSGSAVVAYMYKTKGLRVLANDRLRYCHHAARAIIENDKMRLSDEDLEGLLADNVKAGTFVRDNFKGIFFAKGVHGLIDTIRSNIDKLSGFKKDIALFALGKTCMSGKGGFGHFSSSTRYGKREDTPEEFKERLRKNVARINALVFDNGKECKGSRKDINDFLPETKADLAYFDPPYATEFSTTNYEKSYHFVEGLMTYWEGLTLVEDSKTKHYETDHKTVTRANAAEFFESFLRNAKHIPHWLISYCDHAYPNESEMRRIIASMYTGTSFNYSIALLLSATPFFQLSSFPSLPHN, from the coding sequence ATCGGCTCGAAACAGAAGTTGGTGGACTGGATTTGGAAGCACACGCCGGACGGTGTGGAATCCGCGGCCGACGCCTTCTCTGGTTCGGCGGTCGTGGCCTACATGTACAAGACCAAGGGCCTGCGGGTCCTGGCCAACGACCGGCTGCGCTACTGTCACCACGCGGCCCGGGCGATCATCGAGAACGACAAGATGCGTCTCTCCGATGAGGACCTGGAAGGGCTGCTCGCGGACAACGTGAAGGCCGGAACCTTCGTCCGGGACAACTTCAAGGGCATCTTCTTCGCCAAGGGCGTCCACGGCCTGATCGACACGATCCGGTCGAACATCGACAAACTCTCGGGTTTCAAGAAAGACATCGCTCTCTTCGCCCTGGGCAAGACCTGCATGTCCGGCAAGGGCGGCTTCGGGCATTTCTCGTCGTCGACCCGCTACGGCAAGCGCGAGGACACCCCGGAGGAATTCAAGGAGCGTCTGCGCAAGAACGTGGCCCGCATCAACGCCCTCGTTTTCGACAACGGCAAAGAGTGCAAGGGATCCCGCAAGGACATCAACGACTTCCTGCCGGAGACCAAGGCCGACTTGGCCTATTTCGATCCGCCTTACGCCACGGAGTTCTCGACCACCAACTACGAAAAATCCTACCACTTCGTGGAAGGGTTGATGACCTATTGGGAGGGGCTCACCCTCGTCGAGGACTCCAAGACCAAGCACTACGAGACCGACCATAAGACCGTTACACGCGCCAACGCCGCGGAGTTCTTCGAGTCTTTCCTCAGAAACGCCAAGCATATCCCGCACTGGCTGATTTCATACTGCGACCACGCCTATCCGAACGAATCGGAGATGCGGCGGATCATCGCCTCCATGTACACAGGGACGTCCTTCAATTATTCAATAGCTCTTCTGTTATCTGCAACCCCTTTTTTTCAGCTATCTTCTTTCCCCTCATTACCGCATAACTGA
- a CDS encoding AAA domain-containing protein — protein sequence MNSSNFQGINEKAIRLMDYLLRLANLRAKLIRDIAEYEKVLWVSDIPHEHGCFTQAWGRDEEYEPDEWLEVQSRREPELPAIPPSCKYWVNPSALRNKTDLPELLPQITRQVQNPDWREGSDQPETIPHSERLDDHPEIQRAWESYVEDKWLPWTEEHSAWERVHKVYSALFGIHQEQIRLGEEYELVLCLGLLTWQTPTGQRVRRHLLVADAILEFEARLGKFIVRPHPEGAKLRLELDMLDIEEQPARAEETAKASLATAEDDPWNKACVEGVLQALVHSINSQGEYDGSPEAKSIRVSAKPIVEYAPALILRKRSAKGLTETLKRIKEQIENGEAIPSEFADLAEILPKDGRESPNGPKEANAAFDGEVFFPKPSNDEQRRIVDKLRTASGVLAQGPPGTGKSHTIANLICHLLATGQRTLITAKTPRALQVLEGLVPDELRPLCINLLGSGLEERRSLESSVGGILRKNEEWNENRATRERTELEERLRNLREEKAKVNQRLRDIRESETHTHSIAEGAYRGTAARIAEAVNRDRADYEWLTDSVPMDKTCQIAVNDLRSVLEALRQFTPQKRWELNLAWPEAVPSPDRFANLLRNEASAIEEEQSAARGADERFADSLARSNPSRIKAIRDAFISFRDDRRRLLATPHSWMNDALRDILGGNSSLWHELLRITRDVIASIEHLIAIADNTNIEFANTTDIRTLHQDTRKLKEHIENGGKLGWGIFRPKPVKERLYVIKAVKIGGCPCSTIEHFSTLADALHVRIECERAWGFWKGRSEKVEGPYALQFTGLKSLHDALENALALEERMAQCRKAIKQYPGMGEPVWADESQIERIISSCRLALARIRKRVAVDDIQSAEAPISSMAARSDAHSVTNDLLSAIRSRDVDKFTWCVNKIHDLEKQRQHLQKVNEDLSKLRPLLPQLTKSLEETCNEPHWEERIQHIRNAWHWAQARYWIEEYSRQEDVPALAKRAKQVEDKINSIIEKLAALRAWSFCFSRLKEDHRRHMEAWQQSMRRLGKGTGKHAPRHRREAQEHLNECREAVPAWVMPLHRVWDTVYPAPGMFDVIIVDEASQCGVEALPLFYLGKKILIVGDDKQISPDAVGLPRDAVHRLMEEFLHDFQFKSSFDIESSLFDHGKLRYGTRRITLREHFRCMPEIIRFSNDLCYSDTPLIPLRQYGPNRLPPLEHVYVNGGYREGSNSRAINIPEAEAIVERIVQMCGDSRYDGKTMGVVVLQGEAQADLIENQLLERLGAEEMECRRLVCGNPYSFQGDERDIMFLSLVAASNERIGPLTKAADERRFNVAASRAKDQMILFHSITCDDLSAHDLRRKLLEFFESTRPRVIAGIDRDELERRAAQDNRRVVKPPAPFESWFEVDVALELLRKDFTVLSQYEVASKRIDLVVEGGQARLAVECDGDNWHGADRHEDDMQRQRQLERCGWQFFRVRESAFYANKDDALAGLWRMLEERGIFPNPRRTDPSGKVGFEGDEWRASDTDDASDEDGEEENENYPLEDAESDFTLSGRRAEEIIAAEIEDAILRVLSKCPNHSCTLHSLTARVLKEVSVLTRGKPREAFERRTMLCVNNLEKSGRVETYKAKNRRLRLVSQQTT from the coding sequence ATGAACTCGTCGAATTTTCAGGGCATAAATGAAAAAGCCATTCGTTTGATGGATTATCTGCTCCGTCTGGCAAATTTGCGCGCAAAGCTGATCCGCGACATCGCCGAATACGAGAAAGTACTTTGGGTGTCGGACATACCGCATGAGCATGGATGCTTCACGCAGGCATGGGGCCGCGATGAGGAGTATGAACCGGACGAATGGCTGGAAGTGCAAAGCAGGCGAGAGCCGGAATTGCCAGCCATTCCCCCTTCCTGCAAATACTGGGTGAACCCATCGGCGCTCCGAAACAAGACCGACCTGCCCGAACTCCTTCCGCAAATCACGCGGCAAGTCCAGAATCCCGATTGGCGCGAGGGATCGGACCAGCCGGAAACCATCCCCCACAGCGAACGCCTTGACGATCATCCAGAGATTCAACGGGCCTGGGAGAGCTATGTCGAAGACAAGTGGTTGCCTTGGACGGAAGAACACAGTGCATGGGAAAGGGTCCACAAAGTCTACTCAGCGCTGTTTGGCATCCACCAAGAACAAATTCGGCTTGGCGAGGAATACGAACTGGTGCTCTGTTTGGGTCTGCTGACTTGGCAGACACCCACTGGCCAGCGTGTCCGCCGTCATTTGCTTGTCGCCGACGCCATCCTGGAGTTTGAGGCCCGCTTGGGCAAATTCATCGTCCGACCACATCCCGAAGGGGCCAAGTTACGGCTTGAGCTCGACATGCTGGACATCGAGGAACAGCCAGCGCGTGCCGAGGAAACCGCAAAGGCTTCGCTGGCCACAGCCGAAGACGATCCATGGAATAAGGCATGTGTTGAAGGCGTGCTTCAGGCTTTGGTGCATTCGATCAACTCACAAGGCGAGTATGATGGCTCGCCGGAAGCGAAAAGCATCCGCGTCTCGGCAAAACCCATCGTGGAGTACGCCCCCGCTCTGATCCTACGAAAGCGGTCCGCCAAAGGTCTTACCGAAACCTTGAAACGGATCAAGGAACAGATTGAGAACGGCGAAGCTATCCCCAGCGAATTCGCGGACCTCGCGGAAATCCTTCCAAAGGATGGCCGCGAATCGCCAAATGGGCCTAAGGAGGCAAACGCTGCATTCGATGGTGAGGTATTCTTCCCCAAGCCATCGAACGATGAGCAACGCCGCATTGTTGATAAGCTTCGAACGGCAAGCGGCGTTCTGGCCCAAGGGCCGCCCGGCACTGGCAAATCCCACACCATCGCCAATCTGATTTGTCATCTACTCGCTACGGGACAGCGCACACTGATCACGGCGAAAACACCGCGTGCGCTTCAGGTACTTGAAGGGCTTGTGCCCGATGAGTTGCGTCCTCTCTGTATCAATCTGCTGGGCAGCGGACTTGAGGAACGCCGCTCGCTCGAATCCAGCGTTGGCGGCATTCTCCGCAAGAATGAGGAGTGGAACGAAAACCGTGCTACGCGAGAGCGGACGGAGCTTGAAGAGCGATTGCGTAATCTCCGCGAGGAGAAGGCCAAGGTCAACCAGCGGCTCCGCGACATCCGGGAGTCCGAAACCCATACGCACTCCATCGCGGAGGGAGCGTATCGGGGGACTGCGGCCAGGATCGCCGAAGCTGTGAACCGAGACCGAGCTGACTACGAATGGTTAACGGATTCCGTTCCTATGGACAAAACCTGTCAGATCGCCGTAAACGATTTGCGAAGCGTCCTAGAGGCTTTGCGCCAATTCACGCCGCAAAAACGCTGGGAATTGAACCTTGCATGGCCCGAGGCGGTGCCGTCTCCTGATCGCTTTGCCAATCTCCTAAGGAATGAGGCAAGCGCAATTGAAGAAGAACAAAGTGCAGCGCGTGGGGCCGATGAACGGTTTGCCGATTCGTTGGCTAGAAGTAATCCTTCCCGCATCAAAGCGATTCGTGACGCTTTTATATCATTTCGGGATGATCGAAGGAGATTGCTCGCTACCCCGCATTCATGGATGAACGATGCCTTGCGTGATATTCTGGGCGGCAACTCGTCCCTGTGGCACGAACTTCTGCGTATTACGCGAGACGTTATTGCGTCGATCGAACACCTCATTGCGATCGCGGACAACACCAACATCGAATTTGCGAATACTACCGATATCAGAACGCTGCATCAAGACACCCGCAAGCTTAAAGAGCACATCGAAAATGGCGGGAAACTGGGTTGGGGTATCTTTCGGCCCAAGCCAGTGAAAGAGCGGCTCTATGTCATAAAAGCCGTGAAGATAGGCGGGTGCCCATGCTCCACCATCGAGCATTTCTCAACTCTTGCCGATGCACTGCACGTTCGTATTGAATGCGAAAGGGCATGGGGCTTCTGGAAAGGGCGTAGTGAAAAAGTTGAAGGGCCGTATGCCCTCCAATTCACCGGCCTGAAGTCGTTGCATGATGCGCTTGAAAACGCCTTGGCACTCGAAGAACGCATGGCCCAATGCCGTAAAGCGATAAAGCAATACCCGGGCATGGGCGAGCCTGTATGGGCCGACGAGTCCCAAATTGAAAGAATTATCTCCTCATGCCGCCTTGCATTGGCTCGTATTCGCAAGCGGGTTGCCGTCGATGATATCCAAAGCGCTGAGGCTCCTATTTCTAGTATGGCCGCTCGGAGTGATGCACATTCGGTGACAAACGATTTGTTGAGCGCCATTCGTAGCCGCGATGTGGATAAGTTCACATGGTGCGTGAATAAGATTCATGACTTGGAAAAACAGCGTCAGCACCTTCAGAAGGTAAACGAAGACCTCTCGAAATTACGCCCTTTGCTTCCGCAGCTCACGAAGTCTTTGGAAGAGACCTGCAACGAGCCACATTGGGAGGAAAGAATTCAGCACATTCGCAACGCCTGGCACTGGGCGCAGGCGCGGTACTGGATCGAGGAATACAGTCGGCAGGAAGACGTTCCAGCGCTCGCCAAGCGTGCCAAGCAGGTCGAGGACAAGATAAACAGCATTATCGAGAAGCTTGCCGCGCTTCGCGCCTGGTCGTTCTGTTTCTCGCGGCTCAAGGAAGACCATCGACGTCATATGGAAGCCTGGCAACAGTCCATGCGGCGGCTTGGCAAAGGGACGGGGAAGCACGCGCCGCGCCATCGGCGCGAGGCTCAAGAGCACCTCAATGAATGCCGCGAGGCGGTTCCGGCCTGGGTAATGCCGCTCCATCGGGTTTGGGACACAGTGTATCCCGCCCCCGGCATGTTCGATGTGATAATCGTTGACGAAGCTTCGCAATGCGGCGTCGAAGCGCTCCCCTTGTTCTATCTCGGAAAGAAGATATTGATCGTTGGCGACGACAAGCAGATAAGCCCAGATGCGGTTGGTTTACCTCGCGACGCCGTGCATCGCTTGATGGAGGAATTCCTTCACGATTTCCAGTTCAAGTCATCGTTCGATATTGAGAGTAGCCTGTTCGATCACGGGAAGCTTCGATATGGAACCCGGCGGATCACGCTACGCGAGCACTTTCGCTGCATGCCGGAGATCATCCGTTTCAGCAACGATCTATGCTATTCGGATACGCCGCTGATTCCCTTGAGACAGTATGGCCCGAACCGGCTGCCGCCGCTTGAGCATGTCTATGTAAACGGCGGCTATCGCGAAGGTTCAAACAGCAGGGCGATCAACATCCCGGAAGCCGAAGCCATCGTAGAGAGGATTGTCCAAATGTGCGGAGACAGCCGGTACGACGGCAAGACGATGGGCGTGGTGGTGCTTCAAGGCGAAGCGCAAGCTGATCTGATCGAGAATCAGTTGCTTGAACGACTGGGGGCCGAGGAAATGGAATGCCGTCGCCTGGTCTGCGGCAATCCGTACAGCTTTCAGGGTGACGAACGCGACATCATGTTCCTGTCGCTTGTTGCAGCCAGCAATGAAAGAATCGGGCCTCTTACAAAGGCGGCGGACGAGCGGCGCTTCAATGTCGCGGCCAGCCGCGCCAAAGATCAGATGATTCTTTTCCATTCCATTACTTGTGATGATCTCAGCGCACATGATTTGAGACGAAAGCTACTTGAGTTCTTCGAGAGTACGAGACCACGAGTGATCGCTGGAATCGACCGGGATGAACTTGAACGGCGGGCGGCGCAGGACAACCGCCGTGTCGTCAAGCCGCCGGCGCCATTCGAAAGTTGGTTCGAGGTCGACGTTGCCTTGGAACTCCTCCGCAAGGATTTCACCGTGCTTTCCCAGTATGAAGTCGCATCCAAGCGGATTGACCTCGTGGTTGAAGGCGGCCAAGCACGCCTTGCGGTTGAATGCGATGGCGATAATTGGCATGGCGCGGACCGCCATGAAGACGATATGCAACGTCAGCGGCAATTGGAGCGCTGCGGTTGGCAATTCTTCCGCGTTAGAGAGTCGGCTTTCTATGCCAATAAAGATGATGCTCTTGCCGGGCTTTGGAGGATGTTGGAGGAACGAGGCATCTTCCCGAACCCACGACGCACAGACCCATCCGGGAAGGTTGGCTTCGAAGGAGATGAGTGGCGAGCATCCGACACCGATGATGCTTCCGACGAGGATGGCGAGGAGGAGAATGAAAATTACCCGTTGGAGGACGCTGAAAGTGACTTCACACTCTCAGGCCGTCGAGCAGAGGAGATAATCGCAGCTGAGATAGAGGATGCCATTCTTCGGGTCTTATCGAAGTGCCCAAATCATTCCTGCACGTTGCATTCTCTTACCGCCCGCGTGCTCAAAGAGGTCAGCGTGTTGACCCGTGGAAAGCCTCGCGAGGCATTCGAAAGGCGCACGATGCTGTGTGTCAACAATCTTGAAAAGAGTGGCCGCGTAGAGACCTACAAAGCAAAGAATCGGAGGCTAAGACTTGTCAGTCAACAAACGACATAA
- a CDS encoding Fic/DOC family N-terminal domain-containing protein produces the protein MKKPYIPQKLPPESIDWTSHVSAIAQANAALARYDGILETMVNPVLLLSPLTTQEAVLSSRIEGTQATLEEVLEFEADTTRKIAPAKRADIQEIINYRTAVNKAVELLDKKPLCLSLILELHNILMDSVRGANKARGQFRRTQNWIGPAGCTMEEATFIPPTADVMTQALDNWEKYIHQDEKDRLVQLAVVKAQFELIHPFLDGNGRIGRMLVPLFLFDKKLLSRPMFYLSAYLERNRAQYYQALNAISERDDWNGWIRFFLHAVIEQARENIQKAKAIISLYEEMKQRIPAITRSQYAVQTIDAIFYLPIFTTAGFAKKTTIPLPTAKRIVDALAKENLLRPLTEAKGRQGTRWVFAPLLRIMSLEDMDHV, from the coding sequence ATGAAGAAACCATACATCCCCCAAAAGTTGCCGCCTGAATCCATCGATTGGACATCTCACGTGTCGGCCATTGCCCAGGCAAATGCCGCATTGGCCCGTTATGACGGCATTCTGGAAACAATGGTCAATCCGGTTCTGTTGCTTTCACCCCTGACCACCCAGGAAGCGGTTCTATCTTCACGAATAGAAGGTACCCAGGCCACCCTTGAGGAGGTTCTGGAATTCGAGGCCGACACAACTCGTAAGATCGCGCCGGCAAAACGCGCGGACATCCAGGAGATCATCAACTATCGCACCGCCGTCAACAAGGCGGTCGAACTTCTCGACAAGAAGCCCCTCTGTTTGAGCCTGATTCTGGAACTCCACAATATCCTTATGGATAGCGTGCGAGGAGCAAACAAGGCCCGAGGGCAATTCAGACGGACACAGAACTGGATCGGCCCAGCAGGGTGCACCATGGAAGAAGCGACATTCATCCCGCCTACTGCGGATGTCATGACGCAGGCGCTGGATAATTGGGAAAAATATATTCACCAAGACGAAAAAGACCGTTTGGTCCAGCTTGCGGTAGTCAAAGCCCAGTTTGAATTGATCCACCCCTTTCTGGATGGCAACGGCCGCATCGGCAGGATGCTCGTGCCGCTTTTCCTCTTTGATAAAAAACTCCTTTCAAGACCCATGTTTTACCTGAGCGCCTATCTCGAGCGAAACCGGGCGCAATACTACCAGGCGCTGAACGCCATTTCAGAAAGAGATGATTGGAACGGATGGATTCGGTTTTTTCTTCATGCCGTCATAGAGCAGGCCAGGGAGAACATCCAAAAGGCGAAGGCCATCATAAGCCTGTACGAGGAAATGAAGCAACGTATCCCCGCCATTACTCGATCCCAGTATGCTGTCCAGACCATCGACGCCATATTTTACCTGCCAATTTTTACCACCGCCGGTTTCGCGAAAAAGACCACCATTCCCCTGCCCACCGCCAAGCGGATCGTTGATGCCCTGGCAAAAGAAAACCTACTGCGACCATTGACGGAGGCAAAGGGGCGGCAGGGGACAAGATGGGTTTTCGCACCTTTGTTGAGGATCATGAGTCTGGAGGACATGGATCATGTGTGA
- a CDS encoding DUF4384 domain-containing protein encodes MRRWVLALLMIFFIAHVSLANQTTITESDGYACMGEDRTKRQTEETALQDAKRKAIEQVSTYIRSETQVKDSEIQKDMINAYANAKVRIIEQKGVWDSTPPKIGDCYRLKIKAEVVPDEGAMKKMVLAVDDPSSPLKVHIWTDKKDYKAGESIKIFFKGNKPFYAKIVYKQADGGLIQILPNPYRKDNYFQGGVIYEIPSGPDRFELEITPPFGEENIILYASTGKLGDIEHEPAGGVYKINTGINTLSDKTRGVKITQKGQMNVSEFYQTNLTIHTR; translated from the coding sequence ATGAGAAGGTGGGTTTTAGCTTTATTGATGATTTTTTTTATAGCTCATGTTTCCCTTGCTAATCAAACTACCATCACAGAATCAGATGGTTATGCATGTATGGGTGAAGACAGGACAAAGAGGCAGACTGAGGAGACAGCACTTCAGGATGCAAAGAGAAAGGCCATTGAGCAGGTGTCCACTTATATCCGATCAGAGACTCAGGTAAAGGACTCTGAAATACAGAAGGACATGATTAATGCCTATGCAAACGCAAAGGTGAGGATAATAGAGCAAAAAGGTGTCTGGGATAGCACGCCCCCAAAGATAGGAGATTGTTACAGATTAAAGATAAAGGCAGAGGTGGTACCTGATGAGGGTGCTATGAAGAAGATGGTATTGGCAGTAGATGACCCATCTTCTCCCCTTAAAGTTCATATATGGACAGATAAAAAGGATTATAAGGCAGGTGAGAGCATAAAAATATTTTTTAAGGGAAACAAACCGTTTTATGCAAAAATAGTTTATAAGCAGGCAGATGGGGGTCTTATCCAGATTCTGCCAAACCCTTATAGAAAAGACAATTACTTCCAGGGAGGGGTCATCTATGAGATTCCATCAGGACCTGATAGATTTGAACTTGAGATAACACCACCATTTGGAGAGGAAAACATAATCCTCTATGCATCTACAGGAAAACTTGGAGATATAGAGCATGAACCAGCAGGCGGGGTATATAAAATCAATACAGGGATTAATACACTTTCAGATAAGACAAGAGGTGTTAAGATTACCCAGAAAGGTCAGATGAATGTATCAGAATTTTACCAAACAAATCTCACCATTCACACAAGATAA
- a CDS encoding transposase, which translates to MEKIPNAVYTRELREEAVKMITKGGMKASEVARILSVPKSTITYWIRAEKKGKLSCVGSSKKSL; encoded by the coding sequence ATGGAAAAGATCCCTAACGCAGTTTACACAAGAGAACTCAGGGAAGAAGCAGTGAAGATGATCACAAAGGGTGGGATGAAGGCATCGGAGGTTGCACGTATATTATCTGTCCCTAAGTCAACCATAACCTATTGGATAAGGGCAGAAAAAAAGGGCAAACTTTCTTGTGTAGGAAGCTCAAAGAAATCCTTATAA
- a CDS encoding helix-turn-helix domain-containing protein gives MDRTKWLTIEELAEYLKIGRTKLYRMAQDGEIPASKVGNQWRFDREEIDRWMKSQRPTTKMSSGVTE, from the coding sequence ATGGACCGAACAAAGTGGTTGACCATAGAAGAACTGGCCGAATACCTGAAGATAGGCCGGACAAAGTTGTACCGCATGGCCCAAGATGGGGAAATCCCTGCTTCCAAGGTCGGCAACCAATGGCGCTTCGACCGGGAGGAAATCGACCGGTGGATGAAAAGTCAAAGACCAACGACTAAGATGTCCTCCGGAGTAACGGAATGA
- a CDS encoding MOSC domain-containing protein: MKGRIISVNISDNKGEKKHNVEKCRLIKDIGLENDAHAGFMHRQVSLLAIESIKKMREKNLDVHPGDFAENITTEGIDLVSIPVGTLLKAGSNVTLRISQIGKVCHARCAIFQQTGDCIMPKEGIFAEVLEEGEIKVGDEIQILNDKIKR; this comes from the coding sequence ATGAAGGGAAGGATTATTTCTGTTAATATAAGTGACAATAAGGGTGAGAAAAAACATAATGTTGAAAAATGCAGACTCATTAAAGATATAGGTCTTGAAAATGATGCCCATGCTGGTTTTATGCACAGACAGGTAAGCTTGCTTGCAATTGAAAGCATTAAAAAAATGAGGGAAAAAAACCTTGATGTTCACCCAGGTGATTTTGCAGAAAATATTACAACAGAGGGCATTGACCTCGTTTCTATTCCGGTTGGAACTTTACTTAAGGCAGGTAGCAATGTTACTTTAAGGATCAGTCAGATAGGAAAGGTTTGTCACGCCAGGTGTGCCATATTTCAGCAGACAGGAGATTGTATTATGCCAAAGGAAGGTATATTTGCTGAAGTGCTGGAAGAAGGAGAAATAAAGGTAGGTGATGAAATACAAATCTTGAACGATAAAATTAAAAGATAA
- a CDS encoding TdeIII family type II restriction endonuclease, with protein sequence MNLNDDQIVKIEDTIKNILRSKFRTYNPETKSMPFHYRLLGRDRMALFSFIHSLNTTFGTSIFEPVAEILASFRFPFVQRSVVIGDTITDMAQIEIQNIINDLTTGKNPNKIHEINRIKKIANFGKQNKLKTVKVDLMVKDLDGTVHLFDLKTVKPNISNFKDFKRTLLEWIALYLFKDPEANVLSYLAIPYNPYEPKPYERWTLKGMLDLDNELKIAEEFWDFIGGKAAYDELLKCFERVGIELRQEIDEFFSRFR encoded by the coding sequence TTGAATCTTAATGACGACCAAATAGTAAAAATAGAAGATACAATTAAGAATATCCTGAGGAGTAAATTCCGAACATACAATCCCGAAACAAAAAGTATGCCATTCCATTATAGACTGCTTGGACGTGATAGAATGGCATTATTTTCTTTTATACATTCTTTAAACACAACCTTTGGGACATCTATCTTTGAACCTGTTGCCGAAATCCTGGCAAGTTTTAGATTTCCTTTTGTGCAAAGAAGTGTTGTTATAGGGGATACCATAACAGATATGGCTCAAATTGAAATCCAAAATATAATAAATGATCTTACCACTGGAAAAAATCCTAATAAAATTCATGAGATTAATCGTATAAAAAAGATAGCAAATTTTGGAAAGCAAAATAAATTAAAGACAGTTAAGGTAGATTTAATGGTTAAAGATCTTGATGGCACAGTTCATTTATTTGATTTAAAGACGGTCAAGCCAAATATAAGCAATTTTAAGGATTTTAAAAGAACATTATTGGAATGGATTGCCTTATATCTATTTAAAGACCCTGAAGCAAATGTATTATCTTATCTGGCAATCCCGTATAATCCTTATGAACCAAAGCCATATGAGAGATGGACTTTAAAAGGCATGCTTGACCTGGACAACGAGCTAAAAATTGCAGAAGAATTTTGGGATTTTATAGGTGGTAAAGCCGCCTATGATGAATTACTTAAGTGTTTTGAAAGAGTAGGTATAGAATTAAGACAAGAGATAGATGAATTCTTTTCGAGATTCAGATAA